In Bacillus pumilus, the sequence CACACCCAAAGGCAGAAGGATTCATCGTTCCAGCCATTGGACATACGTTTACTTTTGAAAAGAAAGACCTCTTTACCGAAATGATCAAATGCTTTGTAGAGGCGCGTGAGTTACCAGCTGAATTAATAGAAATCAGGTAGTCATGCCATGATGAAGTGAAGAAAGGCATAAAAGGGGCAGCCGTGTCTTAGAATTTGTATGATATAGATATAAACATGCTTACAGCTGAGCTGTTGCACGACTGGAAGCTCGTGAGCCATAGAAGGAGGAGCTAATGAGAAAAAACTATATCATTTTCGGTGCAAGTCAAGGATTAGGGGATGCTTTTGTGAAAGGTCTTCCTTCAAGTGGAGATACAGTTTGGATTGTGTCACGAAGTGAACCAAGCAGTTTGAACATAGATGACGGAGTACATAGAATTTGGCTGAAAATCGATTTATCAAGCCAAACACATATCCCTTTTATGCTCGAAGCATTGGGGAACAAGGCCATTGATGTCCTGATTTATAATGTGGGTTTATGGGAGAAACGAGGCTTTGAAGACGATTATTCTTTCGATGAGGATCAGCCAGAGGATATCGCTCATTTAATCAATGTGAATGTTACCTCAACCATTACCTACATCCAAGCATTGCTTCCGCACGTAAGGAAATCTGAGAGTGGAAAGATCATCGTGATTGGCTCTACTGCGGGACTCGACCATACGAACCTGCCGCAGGTTTCCTTTGTAGCGTCTAAATTTGGATTGCGCGGGATTGTGAATGCACTGAGAGAGCATGTGAGAAAAGATAAAATATCCGTGACCTGCATCAATCCAGGAGAGCTTGCGGCTGAGATTCCTTATGAAGATGGAGCAGAAAAAGCCATCACCCTATATGATGAAACAAGAATACCTGTGCAAGATATTGTGGAGCTTGCGAGATGCGTGATTCATTTATCAAGGGTATCTTGTGTGAAAGAAATCAACGTCCCAGCGATGACAGATTTGAATGCTTAAATGGTCGGAATAAAGTAGACCACCCGCTTTAAGAAAAGACGGGTGGCTTTTTTTATTTTACGATACATGCTGCTGAAGCGTTTTGTATACAGCCTCAGTCAAAATCTCAATGCCAGTAAAGATAGCAGAGCGGTCGAATGTCATATAAGGATGATGAAGCCCTGGTGTTAAATCACAGCCTAATCCGAGCATCGTGGATTTGATATGCGGAACTTCTGCTGCATAAAAATGAAAATCCTCTCCACCTGTCGTCACGATCGGCGGATCGAGCTGCTCTTTGCCTAAAACGTGTTCAATCGCATCAGACATGATCTGGACGGCATCCTCATTTAATGTCGCAGCTGGCAAACGATGATCTGTTGAAAGTGTAATAGAAGCGCCAAAGGCGTCCGCTACAGAATGACAAGCTCTTTCAATTTCCTTTTCTAGTTCATCCATCACTTCGTTTGTTTGTGCCCGAATATCTAGTGTAAAAGAAGCCTTACCAGGTATGATGTTTGAGCTGCCGCCGCCTGCATTCAGATTGGTCATTTTCACAGAATGCGCTACTCTTGGGTCGACATGTATATGCGCTAGTCTTTGCACGAGGGTAGCAGCGACTTCAATAACATTGATACCGAGGTGTGGGCGTGCACCGTGCGCTTCCTCTCCAATAATTGTTCCGATGTAATGATTACTTGACCCGTGTAAAATCGCTGGAGCGCAGCGTCCGTTTAGTGTTTCTTGAATTGGGCGCACGTGCACTCCGTATAAGTAATCGACATCTGATAACACACCTTTTTCAATCATCTTCAGAGCGCCTCCGCCTCTTTCTTCAGCTGGCTGAAAAATGAACCGGATCGTGCCGTTCGGTCGTTCTTTTTCCTTTAATGCCATGAAGGTGCCGAGGGCCATCGTCATGTGCGCATCGTGACCACATGAATGATTGGCTTGAAACACCCCATCTACTTCCTGCCAAAGTGCATCAATATCGGCTCTCACTGCGACCACTGGTGCGCCTTCTCCAATTTCACCGATCACCCCTGTACAGTCTTCAAATGTTCGTGTCTTGCAGCCCAGCTTCTTTAAAGTGTCTTCGATATAAGCGGTCGTATTCGTTTCTTCCCAGCTTATTTCTGGATGGGCATGCAGGTGCTCAAAGATGTCTGTCACGGTTTGTTTCATTTCGTTTGTCAAAGTTGTCATGAGAAGCCTCCTTGCTGACAGATAATCTGCCAAAACATTCTTTTAGTGAAATAATATTGATCTTAAATATCATCGATGTTTATAATATAACACATCATTTGATTATTCAGAAAATTAAGTGAAATTCTGATCGGGACAAAGGGGTTATGCCAGATGAAAACAGCGACAGTATCAGCACCTAAGAAGCAAAAACGAAAACTTCAAATGCCGGATGCGTATGTGCTCTTATTTATGATTGCACTGATTTGTACCATTGCAACGTATTTTGTACCAGCAGGTGAATTTGACCGAAAAACATCAGGAGATATCACAACAGCCGTTCCTGGCAGCTATCATCGCATTGATCAATCACCAGTGAGTGCGGTTGGCTTTTTCACAGCCATTCAAGAAGGAATGGTGGGGTCATCTTCTATTATTTTTCTGATTTTATTTACTGGCGGAACCATTGCGATCTTGGAACGGACAGGTGCAATTAACGGGATGATTCACCATGTCATCAGCCGGTTTCAAACAAAGCAGTTACTGTTCATTTGTATTGTCGGTGGCTTATTTTCTGTGCTTGGGACGACCGGAATTGTCGTGAACTCTGTCATTGGCTTTATTCCTATCGGCATCATTGTGGCACGATCTTTGAAGTGGGACGCTGTGGCGGGGGCGGCGGTCATTTACATCGGCTGTTATGCCGGCTTTAACGCAACGATTTTATCACCATCTCCACTAGGTTTATCTCAAACGATTGCAGAGCTGCCAATCTTTTCTGGAATTGGTCTTCGTGTCATTATTTATCTTTGCTTTCTGATTTCTAGTATTGTGTACATCTACTTATATACAAGGCGCCTGAAGAATAAAGAAAAGGGAAGCCTTCTTGGCGATCAATGGTTTCCTGCTAAGGGGCTTGGAGGAGCTGAAGCGGAATCAGTGGACAAGCCTGCCTTTACCAGCAGACATAAGCTGATTTTAGCGGTGTGTGGTTTGTCACTTGGGGGCTTTTTATATGGCGCGCTTCAGCTTGGCTGGACCGATAAGGAAATGGCGGGTGTGTTTATTTTTATGGCGATCGCTGCTGGACTGCTTGGCGGATTAGCAGCCAATGATATTGCGAAAACGTTTATTGTCGGCTGTCAAAGCCTTGTATACGGCGCACTTATTGTCGGGATGGCGCGCTGCATTTCAGTTATTCTAGAAAACGGTAAATTGCTTGATACAGTGGTCAATGGCTTGGCGAGTATGCTGACAGGATTTAGTCCAATTGCTGGTGCGATCGGGATGTATATGGCAAGTGCGCTTCTTCACTTTTTGATTTCATCAGGGTCAGGAGAAGCTGTTGTCTTTATTCCGATTCTTGCGCCGCTGGCTGATTTAATGGGCATCACGAGACAGGTAGCTGTAGAAGCTGTCATGCTCGGCGAAGGAGTAGTCAACTGTGTCAATCCTACTTCAGGTGTGTTGATGGCTGTGCTTGCAGCAAGTGGTATTCCTTATGTGAAGTGGCTGCGTTTTATGGTGCCGCTTGCGCTCATTTGGTTTGTCATCGGTCTTGTGTTTATTTGTATCGGAGTGATGATCAACTGGGGACCTTATTAAATATGTATGAAGCTGCTGAAGAGAGTTTGGCAGCTTTTTTTGTGGAAATATGTATGGAAACAGCGGTTTTAAAGCACAATAAGTGTGTTCACAAATTCGCTACATATTTTTTTGAGTAACCCCCTTGCAAAAGTTTGTGAAATATTGCACAATAAGTATGTGAAATACTTCACAAATAAACACAACCTAGTTTTACTCAGGAGGATGAGGAAACATGACAAACGAAAAAGTAAACAAAGTAGCACTTATTGGAGCAGGTTTCGTCGGCAGTAGTTATGCCTTTACATTAATAAATCAAGCGATCACAGATGAATTGGTTGTGATTGATCTGAATCAAGACAAAGCAATGGGTGACGTAATGGATTTAAACCACGGGAAAGCATTTGCCCCGCATCCTGTGAATACGTGGTATGGAGATTATGAGGATTGT encodes:
- a CDS encoding SDR family oxidoreductase → MRKNYIIFGASQGLGDAFVKGLPSSGDTVWIVSRSEPSSLNIDDGVHRIWLKIDLSSQTHIPFMLEALGNKAIDVLIYNVGLWEKRGFEDDYSFDEDQPEDIAHLINVNVTSTITYIQALLPHVRKSESGKIIVIGSTAGLDHTNLPQVSFVASKFGLRGIVNALREHVRKDKISVTCINPGELAAEIPYEDGAEKAITLYDETRIPVQDIVELARCVIHLSRVSCVKEINVPAMTDLNA
- a CDS encoding M20 peptidase aminoacylase family protein, which produces MTTLTNEMKQTVTDIFEHLHAHPEISWEETNTTAYIEDTLKKLGCKTRTFEDCTGVIGEIGEGAPVVAVRADIDALWQEVDGVFQANHSCGHDAHMTMALGTFMALKEKERPNGTIRFIFQPAEERGGGALKMIEKGVLSDVDYLYGVHVRPIQETLNGRCAPAILHGSSNHYIGTIIGEEAHGARPHLGINVIEVAATLVQRLAHIHVDPRVAHSVKMTNLNAGGGSSNIIPGKASFTLDIRAQTNEVMDELEKEIERACHSVADAFGASITLSTDHRLPAATLNEDAVQIMSDAIEHVLGKEQLDPPIVTTGGEDFHFYAAEVPHIKSTMLGLGCDLTPGLHHPYMTFDRSAIFTGIEILTEAVYKTLQQHVS
- a CDS encoding YfcC family protein, encoding MKTATVSAPKKQKRKLQMPDAYVLLFMIALICTIATYFVPAGEFDRKTSGDITTAVPGSYHRIDQSPVSAVGFFTAIQEGMVGSSSIIFLILFTGGTIAILERTGAINGMIHHVISRFQTKQLLFICIVGGLFSVLGTTGIVVNSVIGFIPIGIIVARSLKWDAVAGAAVIYIGCYAGFNATILSPSPLGLSQTIAELPIFSGIGLRVIIYLCFLISSIVYIYLYTRRLKNKEKGSLLGDQWFPAKGLGGAEAESVDKPAFTSRHKLILAVCGLSLGGFLYGALQLGWTDKEMAGVFIFMAIAAGLLGGLAANDIAKTFIVGCQSLVYGALIVGMARCISVILENGKLLDTVVNGLASMLTGFSPIAGAIGMYMASALLHFLISSGSGEAVVFIPILAPLADLMGITRQVAVEAVMLGEGVVNCVNPTSGVLMAVLAASGIPYVKWLRFMVPLALIWFVIGLVFICIGVMINWGPY